The following are encoded in a window of Puntigrus tetrazona isolate hp1 unplaced genomic scaffold, ASM1883169v1 S000000001, whole genome shotgun sequence genomic DNA:
- the LOC122331503 gene encoding GTPase IMAP family member 7-like, whose amino-acid sequence MAERLSDIRIVLLGNTGSGKSASGNTILNKDLFDVKNSTGSVTENCTKQEANVDGRSISVIDCPGLFDTRDQSKEMLRHVTRQCMNLSYPGPHAFLLVMKLGVKFTEQEKNVIKWIQENFGEDAINYTIILFTHADVLRGKPIETYISKSNELKQLIKTCWGRYHSFNNENRNNRDQVTELLQMIRKMVLFNGGKEYAFQIYKEAQEIGKLSSKRH is encoded by the exons ATGGCAGAAAGACTTTCTG ATATACGGATTGTGCTGTTGGGCAACACTGGATCAGGAAAAAGTGCATCAGGAAACACCATCCTGAATAAAGACCTTTTTGATGTGAAAAACTCTACAGGATCAGTTACAGAAAACTGTACCAAACAAGAAGCAAATGTGGATGGACGCAGCATATCAGTTATTGACTGTCCAGGTCTGTTTGACACTCGAGATCAGAGTAAAGAAATGCTGCGACATGTAACGAGGCAGTGCATGAACCTATCTTATCCTGGGCCTCATGCATTTCTGCTGGTGATGAAACTGGGTGTGAAATTTACAGAGCAGGAGAAGAATGTTATAAAATGGATTCAGGAGAACTTTGGAGAAGATGCCATCAACTACACCATCATTCTGTTCACTCATGCTGATGTGCTGAGGGGCAAGCCTATAGAGACATATATCAGTAAAAgcaatgaattaaaacaattgaTCAAGACCTGTTGGGGAAGATATCACTCATTcaacaatgagaacagaaataATCGAGATCAGGTCACAGAACTTCTGCAAATGATACGtaaaatggttctttttaatGGAGGAAAGGAGTATGCTTTTCAGATATATAAAGAAGCTCAGGAAATCGGAAAGCTCAGCTCTAAAAGACACTGA